Proteins encoded by one window of Nocardia goodfellowii:
- a CDS encoding alpha/beta hydrolase fold domain-containing protein, protein MVIRWIVALLGLALAALLAVITFVISWAAIPPRLIPLSLLVSNGGLYVIPAALLGLGIAAILRQQRNATLLRILGKIVGIVCVTATVAACFPLVASWREAHRRGADLSVLDYLTGGSNTGAPMAAMSTTYATVDGTNLLLDPKLPSSAAASPRPAVVWVHGGGWSDGDRGEAPEWHRWLNDKGYAVFAIEYRLAPPPRWNQAPGDVKCAVGWIKLHAREFGVDPERIMLAGGSAGGNLALLGAYGDDRVAPSCPAGDTSVRAVAAFYPPNDLALGYHNSGDPEYARKVLRDYVGGTPEEFPDRYAAASPITYARPGVPPTLLLHGTRDHVVAYEQSELLAAKLETAGVQHDLLPIPYGEHAFDLSWGDWGAQLSREVFARFLDRHFPAS, encoded by the coding sequence ATGGTGATTCGCTGGATTGTTGCCTTACTCGGGCTGGCACTGGCTGCGCTGCTCGCGGTAATCACGTTCGTGATCAGCTGGGCAGCGATTCCACCACGACTTATTCCGCTTTCACTGCTGGTCAGCAATGGGGGACTGTATGTGATTCCGGCGGCGCTGCTCGGGCTCGGCATCGCCGCGATCCTGCGGCAGCAACGCAATGCCACTCTCTTGCGAATACTCGGCAAGATAGTCGGAATCGTCTGCGTCACAGCGACGGTCGCCGCGTGTTTCCCGCTGGTCGCGTCATGGCGCGAAGCACATCGGCGCGGTGCGGACTTGTCGGTGCTGGATTACCTCACCGGCGGATCGAATACCGGTGCGCCGATGGCGGCGATGTCGACCACCTACGCCACCGTCGACGGCACGAATCTGCTGCTGGATCCGAAACTTCCGTCCAGTGCGGCGGCGAGCCCGCGGCCCGCGGTGGTGTGGGTGCACGGCGGCGGATGGTCCGACGGCGACCGCGGTGAGGCGCCCGAATGGCATCGCTGGTTGAACGACAAAGGGTATGCCGTCTTCGCGATCGAGTACCGGCTGGCGCCGCCACCGCGCTGGAATCAGGCGCCCGGTGATGTGAAGTGCGCGGTGGGCTGGATCAAACTCCACGCCCGCGAATTCGGAGTAGATCCGGAGCGAATAATGCTGGCAGGCGGTTCCGCGGGCGGGAATCTCGCGTTGCTGGGCGCCTACGGCGACGATCGGGTGGCACCGAGCTGTCCGGCGGGCGACACGTCGGTGCGCGCGGTCGCGGCGTTCTACCCGCCGAACGACCTGGCGCTCGGCTACCACAACTCCGGCGACCCCGAATACGCGCGAAAGGTGTTGCGGGACTACGTCGGCGGGACACCCGAGGAGTTCCCGGACCGGTATGCGGCAGCCTCGCCGATCACCTACGCCCGGCCGGGCGTCCCGCCGACGCTGCTGCTGCACGGAACCCGGGACCACGTGGTCGCGTACGAGCAGTCCGAGCTACTGGCGGCGAAGCTCGAAACCGCTGGCGTGCAGCATGATCTGCTGCCCATCCCCTACGGTGAGCATGCCTTCGACCTCAGCTGGGGCGACTGGGGCGCGCAGCTCTCGCGGGAAGTGTTCGCCCGATTTCTCGACCGCCACTTTCCCGCTTCCTGA
- a CDS encoding Clp protease N-terminal domain-containing protein, producing MFEKFTDRARRVVVLAQEEARALNHHFIGAEHLLVAVLREAESEADAPTAKSLAQHGFTPSEAIERVGLTPDAGTAPAPQFLPFTEGAKEALQAALRESLALGHTAITPDHVLLGVIRSEAAHADSPAAAAVTALGLTAEDLRHPPAPSPLRLAPLVRTALLHAHTEAQRAGSEVVGTEHMLLGLLDADPALAQRVFGALGVPTEEVTAKVRGAVSGTD from the coding sequence GTGTTCGAGAAATTCACCGACCGGGCTCGCCGGGTGGTCGTGCTCGCCCAGGAAGAGGCGCGGGCGCTGAACCATCACTTCATCGGGGCCGAACATCTCCTGGTCGCGGTGCTGCGGGAAGCGGAATCCGAAGCGGACGCACCGACCGCGAAATCGCTTGCTCAGCACGGTTTCACGCCATCCGAGGCGATCGAGCGGGTGGGGCTGACTCCGGACGCCGGCACCGCTCCCGCACCGCAGTTCCTGCCCTTCACCGAGGGCGCCAAGGAGGCATTGCAGGCCGCGCTTCGGGAGTCACTTGCTTTGGGACACACCGCGATCACACCGGACCACGTCCTGCTGGGCGTCATCCGCAGCGAAGCCGCACACGCCGACTCCCCCGCCGCCGCGGCCGTCACCGCGCTCGGCCTCACGGCCGAGGACCTGCGTCATCCCCCCGCACCGAGCCCGCTGCGACTCGCACCGCTGGTCCGCACCGCGCTGCTGCACGCGCACACCGAGGCCCAGCGGGCGGGCAGCGAGGTCGTGGGCACCGAGCACATGCTGCTCGGGCTGCTCGACGCGGACCCGGCGCTGGCCCAACGCGTCTTCGGGGCACTGGGCGTGCCGACCGAGGAGGTCACGGCGAAGGTGCGCGGCGCCGTCAGCGGCACCGACTAA
- a CDS encoding VOC family protein: protein MSNGKDLALTHVSVLVGDQQAALEFYRDVVGLEVRQDMPFAGARWLTVGPAAQPTIEFLLEVPELVPDEARRQAAQARLASGAQGTLIFTTDDCEATFARLRDAGAVVAQEPITQPYGMRDCGFVDPWGNHLRFSQVLG from the coding sequence ATGAGCAACGGCAAAGACCTCGCCCTCACCCACGTCTCCGTGCTGGTCGGTGATCAGCAGGCGGCCCTCGAGTTCTATCGCGACGTGGTCGGTCTGGAGGTGCGCCAGGACATGCCGTTCGCCGGTGCCCGCTGGTTGACTGTCGGCCCGGCCGCCCAGCCGACCATCGAGTTCCTGCTCGAGGTGCCGGAACTCGTGCCGGACGAGGCTCGCCGGCAGGCGGCGCAGGCGCGGCTGGCCAGCGGTGCGCAGGGCACGCTCATCTTCACCACCGACGATTGCGAGGCCACCTTCGCGCGGCTGCGGGACGCGGGCGCCGTGGTGGCGCAGGAGCCGATCACCCAGCCGTACGGGATGCGCGACTGCGGTTTCGTCGACCCGTGGGGCAACCACCTGCGGTTCTCCCAAGTTCTGGGCTGA
- a CDS encoding pyridoxamine 5'-phosphate oxidase family protein, translating into MTLWSEFTQEAPKIATVFNRRHKATGNLCMLGTVRADGSPRISPIEPRVFEGTLVLAGMPNTTKFKDLARDPRFCLHTATVDTMVGDGDAKLFGTVTDLPDKEVHARFAQELFEESGFDIRGMEFDHFYIADLTGASCVEIGDDKLAITIWKPGQGERVVRK; encoded by the coding sequence ATGACCCTTTGGAGCGAGTTCACCCAGGAAGCACCGAAAATCGCGACCGTGTTCAACCGCCGGCACAAGGCGACCGGCAATCTGTGCATGCTCGGCACCGTGCGCGCCGACGGTTCCCCGCGCATCAGCCCGATCGAACCTCGCGTCTTCGAGGGCACGCTGGTGCTCGCGGGCATGCCGAATACGACCAAGTTCAAGGACCTGGCCCGGGACCCCCGGTTCTGCCTGCACACCGCCACTGTCGACACCATGGTCGGTGACGGTGACGCGAAACTCTTCGGCACCGTCACCGATCTGCCGGACAAGGAGGTGCACGCCCGCTTCGCCCAGGAGTTGTTCGAGGAATCGGGATTCGATATCCGCGGCATGGAGTTCGACCACTTCTACATCGCCGACCTCACCGGGGCCTCGTGTGTCGAGATCGGCGACGACAAACTCGCCATCACGATCTGGAAGCCGGGTCAGGGCGAGCGCGTCGTGCGCAAGTGA
- the ppc gene encoding phosphoenolpyruvate carboxylase yields the protein MTESRIESAQDATRPLRDDIRFLGGVLGDTIRDHEGPEVFDLIERVRIEAFRVRREEVERSAVADILAGVDIDTALPLIRAFSYFVLLANLAEDIQRDRRRAVHVAAGEPPQDSSLAATYRKLDAARLDGDQVADLLVDALVSPVITAHPTETRRRTVFDVQTRITDLMRMRQRYDDTEAERAELEVQIRRQVLTLWRTALIRLARLRIQDEIAVGLRYYELTLLEVIPAINAEVRSALRSRWPGADLLSRPILRPGSWIGGDRDGNPYVTAEVVRQATQQAAGVAFGHYLRELVELEKSLSLSARLAVVTPEVTALADAGYADPLVHADEPYRRALHAIRARLTVTARHALGSVPAEGLTGRIDGVEPYPDPRAVLDDLDAVDASLRAGGDDLLADDRLAALRNAVESFGFHLQGLDMRQNSEVHEQVVAEIFAWAGVHSDYASLSEAERVQLLATELRTRRPLLGPHAHLSELADKELGIVRAAAEMVETLGAEAIPNYIISMCTSVSDMLEAALLLKEGGLLDPGPPDGAPSCTVGIVPLFETIEDLGAGAATLSAALEVPVYRDLVSARGMRQEVMLGYSDSNKDGGYLAANWALYRAELDLVEVARKTGIRLRLFHGRGGTVGRGGGRSYDAILAQPAGAVRGALRLTEQGEVIAAKYAEPGAAHRNLESLIAGTLESTLLDVEGLGADAEPSYQLMDDLAARARAAYARLVHETPGFVQYFRQSTPVAEVGDLNIGSRPASRKPTNSVSDLRAIPWVMSWSQARVMLPGWYGTGTALEEWVGGDPQRLATLSDLYRRWPFFRTVLSNLAQVLAKTDLDIAARYAELVDDKTLRDTIFGMIRDEHARTVRMHAAITGNDHLLADNASLAESIHNRFPYLEPLNQMQVELLRRLRSGDDSDLVKRGILLTMNGLATALRNSG from the coding sequence ATGACCGAATCGCGGATCGAATCAGCCCAGGACGCGACCCGGCCGCTGCGCGACGACATCCGGTTTCTGGGTGGCGTGCTCGGCGACACCATTCGTGACCACGAGGGTCCGGAGGTGTTCGACCTGATCGAGCGGGTGCGCATCGAGGCTTTCCGGGTGCGGCGCGAGGAGGTGGAACGCAGTGCGGTCGCGGACATCCTGGCGGGAGTCGATATCGACACCGCGCTCCCGCTGATCCGCGCCTTCAGCTATTTCGTACTGCTGGCGAACCTGGCGGAGGACATCCAGCGTGACCGCCGCCGGGCCGTGCACGTCGCCGCCGGTGAGCCGCCGCAGGATTCGTCGCTGGCCGCCACCTACCGCAAGCTCGACGCGGCCCGTCTCGACGGTGACCAGGTCGCCGATCTGCTGGTGGACGCGCTGGTGTCGCCGGTGATCACCGCGCATCCGACCGAGACCCGTCGCCGCACCGTCTTCGACGTGCAGACCCGCATCACCGATCTCATGCGGATGCGGCAGCGCTACGACGACACCGAGGCCGAGCGGGCCGAGCTCGAGGTGCAGATCCGCCGACAGGTGCTGACGCTGTGGCGGACGGCGCTGATCCGGTTGGCGCGCTTGCGGATTCAGGACGAGATCGCGGTGGGCCTGCGATACTACGAGCTCACGCTGCTGGAGGTGATCCCGGCGATCAACGCCGAAGTCCGGTCGGCGCTGCGGTCCCGGTGGCCGGGGGCGGACCTGTTGTCGCGCCCGATCCTGCGGCCCGGCTCCTGGATCGGCGGCGATCGCGACGGAAACCCCTACGTGACAGCGGAAGTGGTGCGTCAGGCGACCCAGCAGGCCGCGGGCGTGGCGTTCGGGCATTACCTGCGGGAACTGGTGGAGTTGGAGAAGTCGCTGTCGCTGTCGGCCCGGCTGGCCGTGGTGACCCCGGAGGTGACGGCGCTGGCCGACGCCGGTTACGCGGATCCGCTGGTCCACGCCGACGAGCCGTATCGCCGTGCGCTGCACGCGATCCGAGCTCGGCTCACCGTCACCGCGCGGCATGCGCTCGGCAGCGTGCCGGCCGAGGGGCTGACCGGCCGGATCGACGGTGTCGAGCCCTATCCGGACCCGCGCGCGGTGCTCGACGACCTCGACGCCGTGGACGCGTCGCTGCGCGCCGGCGGTGACGACCTGCTGGCCGATGACCGCTTGGCCGCGCTGCGCAATGCCGTGGAGAGCTTCGGATTCCACCTGCAGGGCCTGGATATGCGCCAGAACTCCGAGGTGCACGAGCAGGTCGTCGCGGAGATCTTCGCTTGGGCGGGCGTGCATTCGGACTACGCGAGCCTGTCCGAAGCCGAACGCGTCCAGCTGCTCGCCACGGAGCTGCGCACCCGTCGGCCGCTGCTCGGCCCGCACGCGCACCTGAGCGAGCTCGCGGACAAGGAGCTGGGCATCGTCCGTGCCGCCGCCGAGATGGTGGAAACCCTTGGCGCGGAGGCGATACCGAACTACATCATCAGCATGTGCACCTCCGTCAGCGACATGCTCGAGGCGGCGTTGCTGCTCAAGGAGGGCGGTCTGCTCGATCCCGGTCCGCCCGACGGTGCGCCGAGTTGCACGGTGGGAATCGTGCCGCTGTTCGAGACCATCGAGGATCTCGGCGCGGGCGCGGCCACCCTGTCGGCTGCCCTGGAGGTGCCGGTGTATCGAGATCTGGTGTCGGCCAGGGGAATGCGGCAAGAGGTCATGCTCGGTTATTCCGACTCCAACAAGGACGGCGGGTACCTCGCCGCCAACTGGGCGCTGTATCGCGCGGAACTCGACCTGGTCGAGGTGGCCCGTAAGACGGGAATTCGCCTGCGGCTGTTCCACGGTCGCGGCGGCACCGTCGGTCGCGGCGGCGGACGCAGTTACGACGCCATTCTCGCCCAGCCCGCCGGCGCGGTGCGCGGTGCGCTGCGCCTCACCGAGCAGGGCGAGGTGATCGCCGCCAAGTACGCCGAACCTGGTGCGGCACATCGCAATCTGGAATCGCTGATCGCGGGCACACTGGAATCGACCCTGCTGGACGTGGAAGGTCTCGGCGCGGATGCCGAACCCTCCTACCAGCTCATGGACGACCTGGCCGCCCGCGCCCGCGCCGCCTACGCCCGCCTGGTGCACGAAACGCCGGGCTTCGTCCAGTATTTCCGTCAATCGACTCCGGTCGCGGAGGTCGGCGACCTCAATATCGGCAGTCGCCCCGCCTCCCGCAAACCCACCAATTCGGTCTCGGACCTGCGGGCCATCCCGTGGGTGATGTCCTGGAGCCAAGCGCGGGTAATGCTGCCCGGCTGGTACGGCACCGGCACCGCGCTCGAGGAATGGGTGGGCGGCGATCCGCAACGCCTGGCCACCCTGTCCGACCTGTACCGGCGTTGGCCGTTCTTTCGCACGGTGCTGTCTAACCTGGCCCAGGTGCTGGCCAAAACCGATCTCGACATCGCCGCTCGCTACGCCGAACTCGTCGACGACAAAACCTTGCGCGACACCATCTTCGGCATGATCCGCGACGAGCATGCCCGCACCGTCCGCATGCACGCCGCGATCACCGGCAACGATCACCTGCTCGCCGACAACGCCTCATTGGCCGAGTCCATCCACAACCGCTTCCCTTACCTGGAACCGCTGAACCAGATGCAGGTGGAGTTGCTGCGCCGCCTGCGCTCCGGCGACGACAGCGACCTGGTGAAGCGCGGCATCCTGCTCACCATGAACGGCCTCGCCACCGCCCTGCGCAACTCGGGCTGA
- a CDS encoding helix-turn-helix transcriptional regulator — protein sequence MRASRLVQLLLLLQTRGGRATAPQLAEALEVSVRTVYRDVEALSEAGVPVYSEPGRSGGIRLVDGYRTRLTGLTSEEADAVLLAGLPGAAADLGLGTVLATAQLKVLAALPPELRGRATRVAERVHIDVPGWFHRPDETPTLAVIADALWHDRRLQVRYGRKDREVDRRLDPLGLVLKAGTWYLVARHRADIRAYRVSRIVTAEQIEETFTRPEHFDLAAHWVEAQEEFAQSMLRVRAHCRIRADQVRLLRLSFEPAAVTAAMASMSEPDAQGWVRVDLASESYPVLLHSILPLGAGAEILDPPELRAQLAAIVSAMADNYRS from the coding sequence ATGCGTGCGAGCCGACTGGTCCAGTTACTGCTGCTGTTGCAGACCCGCGGCGGCCGGGCCACCGCGCCGCAGCTGGCCGAGGCGCTGGAGGTCTCGGTCCGGACGGTGTATCGCGACGTCGAAGCGCTGTCGGAGGCGGGCGTTCCGGTGTACAGCGAACCCGGCCGGTCGGGCGGCATCCGGCTGGTCGACGGCTACCGCACCCGGTTGACCGGTTTGACCTCGGAAGAAGCCGACGCGGTGCTGCTCGCCGGGCTGCCCGGGGCGGCGGCCGACCTCGGGCTCGGCACGGTGCTGGCCACCGCGCAACTCAAAGTGCTCGCCGCGCTGCCGCCGGAATTGCGGGGGCGGGCCACCCGGGTCGCCGAACGCGTGCACATCGATGTGCCCGGCTGGTTCCATCGGCCCGATGAGACGCCGACGTTGGCCGTCATCGCCGACGCGCTGTGGCACGACCGCAGGTTACAAGTGCGCTATGGGCGCAAGGATCGCGAAGTCGACCGCCGGCTGGATCCGCTCGGACTGGTACTGAAAGCCGGCACCTGGTACCTCGTGGCCCGGCACCGCGCCGACATCCGCGCCTATCGGGTGAGCCGGATCGTCACGGCCGAACAGATCGAGGAAACATTCACTCGCCCAGAGCATTTCGATTTGGCCGCGCATTGGGTGGAGGCACAGGAGGAGTTCGCGCAATCCATGCTGCGTGTGCGGGCGCACTGCCGTATCCGGGCCGATCAGGTCCGGCTACTCCGGTTGAGTTTCGAACCGGCCGCCGTCACCGCGGCCATGGCTTCGATGAGCGAACCGGACGCGCAGGGCTGGGTGCGGGTGGATCTCGCGTCGGAGTCGTATCCGGTGCTGTTGCACAGCATCCTGCCGCTCGGCGCGGGCGCGGAAATCCTCGATCCGCCGGAACTACGGGCTCAACTCGCCGCGATCGTGTCCGCCATGGCGGACAACTACCGTAGCTAG
- a CDS encoding FAD-dependent monooxygenase, with the protein MSKVIVVGGGIGGLATAVAFHRQGWDVEVLERAPRITEIGAGLSLFPNALRALDALGLGDEVRAHAREHGAVGLRDSAGRWLTRPDTAAVRDRYGLPILLHRADLVAILRSALPEHVVRTGISVLEARTDGSVEHAAGTATGDLVVGADGINSVVRRAVCGEIAPKYAGATAWRLVLTPAEPMTELGETWGRGERFGFAPLVDGRVYAYATANLPAGTETGGLAELKRRFGAWHAPIPGLLAAARESAVLRNDLYSLPPLRTFVAGRIALLGDAAHAMTPNLGQGGCQALEDAVVLARVLREDGDLRGYDRLRRPRTQMIAARSNRAGAVAQLSWPPLVALRDLAIRLIPASVQVKAMAPVLDWTP; encoded by the coding sequence ATGTCGAAAGTGATCGTCGTCGGCGGCGGTATCGGTGGTCTGGCCACCGCGGTCGCCTTCCACCGGCAGGGCTGGGATGTCGAAGTACTGGAGCGAGCGCCGCGGATCACCGAGATCGGCGCGGGGTTGTCCCTGTTCCCCAACGCGCTGCGGGCCTTGGACGCGCTCGGTCTCGGTGACGAGGTCCGCGCGCATGCCCGAGAGCACGGCGCGGTCGGGCTCCGCGACAGCGCGGGCCGCTGGCTCACCCGCCCGGACACCGCCGCTGTTCGAGATCGCTACGGCTTGCCGATCCTGTTGCATCGCGCCGACCTGGTCGCCATCTTGCGCAGTGCCCTCCCGGAACACGTTGTGCGGACAGGTATTTCGGTGCTCGAAGCGAGGACGGACGGCAGTGTCGAGCATGCCGCGGGCACTGCCACCGGTGATCTGGTTGTCGGCGCGGACGGGATCAACAGCGTGGTCCGGCGTGCGGTGTGCGGCGAGATCGCCCCGAAATACGCCGGTGCGACCGCCTGGCGTCTGGTGCTCACACCTGCCGAGCCGATGACCGAGCTGGGGGAAACCTGGGGCCGCGGTGAACGATTCGGATTCGCGCCACTGGTCGACGGGCGTGTCTATGCCTACGCCACCGCGAACCTGCCCGCGGGCACCGAGACCGGCGGGCTGGCGGAGTTGAAACGCCGGTTCGGGGCCTGGCACGCGCCGATCCCCGGCCTGCTCGCTGCGGCGCGGGAATCCGCGGTCCTGCGAAACGACCTCTACTCTTTGCCGCCGTTGCGAACCTTCGTCGCCGGACGGATCGCGCTGCTCGGCGATGCCGCGCACGCCATGACCCCGAACCTCGGGCAGGGTGGCTGCCAGGCCTTGGAGGATGCGGTGGTGCTCGCCAGGGTGCTGCGGGAGGACGGCGATCTGCGCGGTTACGACCGACTGCGCCGGCCCCGCACCCAAATGATCGCTGCCCGCTCGAATCGGGCGGGTGCGGTGGCGCAGCTGTCGTGGCCGCCCCTGGTCGCGTTGCGCGACCTGGCGATTCGGCTGATACCGGCCTCCGTGCAGGTGAAGGCGATGGCGCCCGTCCTGGACTGGACGCCTTAG
- a CDS encoding amino acid deaminase, with translation MDDEAVAALGDRVLGPEHKSVPASAWGCTAREFLDAEPHLDDFQTPLLTLDRSAMTHNLAVMGELADAAGVRLAPHGKTTMAPRLWAQQLAAGCWGITFATPWQVQVARSFGVRRIVLANALVDPLGLRWIAAELACDPSFEFVCWADSVATVELMERQLRSVPGTERIRVLVELGGAHARTGARTLAEGHAIAAAIERSERLTLAGVGGYEGALARDRTPESIASLRRYLDDIARLHGELAAADRYPEAAIVTAGGSSYQDLVLEHLADLADEQGAQGVPTTVVLRSGAYLIHDDGLYANISPLTEARSARPLRAAMHAWARTLSRPEPRLALLDAGRRDVPYDSGLPVPQRIVAQQLSEAHRPLEPMAVVKLADQHTFLDLPNGTADDLPVGTVVRLGLSHPCTAFDKWRLIPVIDDADAPRPRVVDLVHTFF, from the coding sequence ATCGACGACGAGGCGGTGGCGGCGCTGGGGGATCGGGTGCTCGGGCCGGAGCACAAGAGCGTCCCCGCGTCCGCCTGGGGATGCACGGCCCGCGAATTCCTCGACGCGGAGCCACATCTCGATGATTTCCAGACACCGCTGCTGACGCTGGACCGGTCGGCGATGACCCACAACCTCGCCGTCATGGGCGAGTTGGCCGACGCCGCCGGGGTGCGCTTGGCCCCGCACGGCAAGACGACCATGGCTCCGCGGCTGTGGGCACAGCAGCTGGCGGCGGGCTGCTGGGGCATCACCTTCGCGACTCCCTGGCAGGTGCAGGTGGCGCGGTCGTTCGGGGTGCGGCGCATCGTGCTCGCCAACGCGCTGGTCGATCCACTCGGATTGCGTTGGATCGCGGCGGAATTGGCGTGCGATCCGTCGTTCGAGTTCGTCTGCTGGGCCGACAGCGTCGCGACGGTCGAGCTGATGGAACGGCAGCTGCGGTCGGTGCCCGGCACCGAGCGGATCCGGGTTCTCGTGGAACTCGGCGGCGCGCACGCGCGCACCGGAGCCCGCACGCTGGCGGAGGGGCATGCCATCGCCGCCGCGATCGAGCGCTCCGAGCGTCTCACCCTGGCCGGGGTGGGCGGTTACGAGGGTGCCCTGGCCCGTGACCGGACACCCGAGTCGATCGCGTCCCTGCGGCGTTACCTGGACGATATCGCCCGCCTGCACGGCGAACTCGCCGCCGCGGACCGCTATCCGGAGGCCGCGATCGTCACGGCGGGCGGCAGCTCGTACCAGGACCTGGTCCTCGAACATCTGGCCGATCTCGCGGACGAGCAGGGCGCACAGGGTGTGCCGACCACCGTCGTGCTCCGCTCGGGCGCGTACCTCATCCACGATGACGGCTTGTACGCGAACATCTCCCCGCTGACCGAGGCCCGCAGCGCCCGCCCGCTGCGCGCCGCCATGCACGCCTGGGCCCGCACACTCTCCCGGCCCGAGCCTCGGCTCGCGCTCCTGGACGCGGGCCGTCGCGACGTGCCCTACGACTCCGGTCTCCCGGTACCGCAACGTATTGTCGCGCAACAGCTTTCCGAGGCTCACCGCCCGCTGGAGCCGATGGCCGTCGTCAAACTGGCCGATCAGCACACCTTCCTCGACCTGCCGAACGGCACCGCCGACGATCTGCCGGTCGGCACCGTCGTCCGCCTGGGTCTGTCCCACCCCTGTACCGCCTTCGACAAGTGGCGTCTCATCCCCGTCATCGACGACGCCGACGCACCGCGCCCCCGGGTCGTCGACCTCGTCCACACGTTCTTTTGA
- a CDS encoding helix-turn-helix transcriptional regulator, whose protein sequence is MLETSARLLKLLALLQTHRDWTGTELSERLGVTGRTVRRDVERLRELGYPVHANQGTAGYRLGAGAALPPLLLDDEEAVAVAVSLRSASDGSVAGVEEASVRALSKLEQVLPPRLRHRVRTLRGATVRVGSPRPTVEPDTLMAIAEACQRREQLRFDYRAHGGSDSIRKVEPHSLVHFSRHWYLVAWDVDRGDWRTFRVDRLTPRIPTGPRFTPRELPEPDVATYLSRQLSVRTWPYQATVLLHVGADTASARVWPGMGVVEAVDEHSCHVHVGADTPEALVWMITSFDLDFTLLTGPPELAAALRKQAQRCSNSVREFPR, encoded by the coding sequence ATGTTGGAAACCTCGGCGCGACTACTCAAGCTGCTGGCGCTGCTGCAGACCCATCGCGATTGGACCGGCACCGAGCTCTCCGAACGCCTGGGCGTCACGGGCCGCACGGTCCGCCGGGATGTGGAGCGGCTGCGGGAACTGGGTTATCCCGTGCACGCCAATCAGGGCACGGCCGGTTACCGGCTGGGTGCGGGCGCGGCGCTACCACCGCTGTTGCTCGACGACGAGGAGGCCGTGGCCGTCGCGGTGAGCCTGCGCAGCGCGTCCGACGGCAGTGTCGCCGGTGTCGAGGAGGCGTCGGTGCGGGCGCTGAGCAAGTTGGAGCAGGTACTGCCGCCTCGGTTGCGGCATCGGGTCCGCACGCTCCGGGGCGCGACGGTCCGGGTCGGCAGCCCGCGGCCCACAGTCGAGCCGGACACGCTGATGGCCATCGCCGAGGCCTGCCAGCGCCGGGAACAGTTGCGTTTCGACTATCGCGCCCACGGCGGGTCCGACAGCATCCGAAAAGTGGAGCCGCACAGCCTGGTTCACTTCAGCAGACACTGGTATCTGGTGGCCTGGGATGTCGACCGCGGTGATTGGCGCACGTTCCGGGTGGACCGGCTCACTCCACGGATCCCGACCGGACCCCGTTTCACGCCGCGCGAACTACCGGAACCCGATGTGGCGACCTACCTTTCGCGGCAACTGTCCGTGCGCACCTGGCCGTATCAGGCGACGGTACTGCTGCACGTCGGCGCCGACACCGCCAGCGCGCGGGTGTGGCCCGGGATGGGCGTGGTCGAAGCGGTCGACGAACACAGCTGCCATGTGCATGTCGGTGCGGACACTCCCGAAGCCCTGGTCTGGATGATCACTTCCTTCGACCTCGATTTCACTCTGCTCACCGGCCCGCCCGAACTCGCCGCGGCCCTGCGCAAGCAAGCCCAGCGCTGTTCGAACTCGGTGCGCGAGTTTCCCCGGTAA